Within Leptolyngbyaceae cyanobacterium, the genomic segment GTCTGATTTAACTTTTAATTAATTTAGCGATCGCATCTAATAACTGAATTTCATTATAAGGCTTAGTAAAATATTCTACTGCACCTAATTCCATTGCCATTTGTCGATGTCTTGCACCAGAACGAGAAGTTAACATTGCCACTGGAATAAGAGCCAACTTGGGATTTGATTTGATATTTCGTAATAGTTCAAATCCATCCATCCGAGGCATTTCAATATCAGCAATTACTAAATGACAATCCATACCTTCTTCTAATTTAAACAAAGCATCTTGACCATCTTTAGCTTGAATTACTCGATAACGAGCGCGAGTAAGAGTGACAGATAATAACTGCCGAATAGTATAAGAATCATCTACTACTAAAATTTGTGGTTGAGAAATAGGAGGGGGTAGAAGTATTTCCGTAGTTGACCAATTAGGGGATTTAGAAGATATTGAAATAGCTGGACTGCCGTGATTGTAAAATTGCTCGATTAAATCATCTACATCCAAAATTGTCACGACTTCACCATCACCCAAAATCGTGCAACCAACTATACCGCTAGGTTTAGACAAAGGAGAAGGTAAAGGTTTAACCACGATTTCTTGTTGACCGATAATCCGTTCGATCGCAACTGCTAACACCCCTTCACTACCAGCTAAAACCATCACCGGAATGTAATCTTGGTTCAAAGGATCGGGAGAAGGGCCATCAGGGTGCGGTAAGTTATATTTGAGTAATTCTTGCAAACGAACCAAGCGAATAAACTCACCTTGCCACCTTAACATGGGGTGATTTCCTGCCATGTGAATTTCGTTACCTTGAATGTGAAGAATTTCTTCAACTGCATCTAAGGGAACTGCGATCGTATTGCGATCGACTCTCACCATTAAAGCATCGGTAATCGAAAGCATCAGCGGCAATTTCAAAATAAAACTCGTGCCTTTACCGAGACGAGAATCTACTTTTACATTGCCTCTTACTTGTCGCAAATTATTACGAACCACATCAAGTCCTACCCCTCTACCAGAAAGATCGGTAATTTGACTAGCCGTACTAAAACTAGGCCAAAATAGAAACTCGTAAAGTTCGGGAATTTGAAGATTAGATGCTTGTTCCGCTGGCAACAATTCCATTTTAATTAACTTATTTCTGATTTCTTCCGGATCGATTCCCCTCCCATCATCGGTAACGGTAATAATAGTTTGTCCCCCTTGATGACGCGCTTCAATTTCAATTTGTCCGGTGGCGGGTTTACCTGCTGCTAGGCGTACTTCTGGCGGTTCGATTCCGTGATCGAAAGCATTGCGTAACAAATGTACTAAAGGTTCTCGCAAAGCATCTAATAAACCTTCATCAATTTTAGTATCTCTTCCCAATAACAACAGATTCACATCTTTGTTGTAAGCGTGACTTAATTCTCGCAATGCTCTCGGTAAGTGATCGACAGCGCGACTAAAAGGCACCACGCGCAACTGCATCACGCGACTTCTCAATCGATCGGTAATTCGACGCAGTTGATCGGTACTCCGCTCGAATTTAATCGCCAATTCATCGATCGCGCTAGCAGATTGCGCGATCGTTTGAGTAACTTCAATGACTTCTGTAGCAGTGGCGTGAAATTCCGTATATCGATCTAATTCCAAAGCATCAAAAATCCCTTGATGAAGTGGATTTTTTCCTTTCTTTTCGCTTCCTTCTCTTTTTCCTTCACTTGCCAACGTATCGTATTCTTCTCTGAGTTGACTGCCAAATTGACGCAAAGTTAAAATGCTTTTGCGAATGCGTTTAGTTTCAGTCCGTAACTGCGCTTCCTGAACCTCAAAATTGGTTCGATTAATTACTAACTCTCCGACTAAATTAATTAACTCTGTTAAACGTTCCACATCTACTCGAATTGTAGGACGTTGCCATGTAGTAGGCGAGGGAGTAAGGGAAGAAGAAACAGAGGGCAAAGAGAGCAAAGGTAAGGGAGAAAAGGATAAATTTTCCTGCGTTATTTCGCTTTCCTGCTCTTCTTCCGTGTCTCTATCCTCATTTACAGCAGGCGGTAGTTTAATTTCTTCTCCCTGCAAAATTTGGGTGCGAATTGTTTGCAAATTTTGAGCAATTCTCCATCCAGAGGATTGCAATTGTTCTACCGTTAGATCGGGTGTATCGATCGAAGCTCTTAATTGCTCGGCAATTTCAGCTAACAAGGGTAGTTGTAACATTCCTGCCACCCCGGAAATTTGGTAATAAATATCGTTAATTGCCGCTAAAGTTTGAGTTAAGTTATCTGCATTGCATTGGGATATTTCTGTTTCTAATTGACTAAAAACAGATACTAATTCGCTTTCAAATATAGACTTAATTACTGTCATATTCAGCGAATTATTAATCGATGCAATCGTCTTTTCTTCTTGCTTGCCGTACTTAGATTCCAGTTGGGTTTTAATTTGAGAGATCGCCTCCATATCAGCGAGCGTAGCGCTCTCCAAATCCGGCAAATTTTCGTATGTGTAGGTGATTCCCGCTGCAATCGCCACAGCATTATTCTTTTGGAAACAAGCGCGATCGGCAATTTTTCTTAGGCTGTCTACCCCTTTAAGTAAAGCCGTTATCGTCTGCGGTTCTAACTGAGAAAGTTCTTCGCTATCTCGTAAAATTGCAAAGCAATCTTCTAAAGAATGAGCCGCTTTTGATAAAATGTCCAACCCAAACATTGAAGCAGAACCCTTAATTGAATGAGCGGCTCGAAAAAGAGTTTTCACCGATTGCAACCGCTCTTCAAATATTTGGTTACTTTCTAAAGCTAGCAGGTTGGTTTCCAAACATTGCAAAAATTCCTGAGTTTCCGCAATAAATATACCAATTAAATCATCAAATTCTTCAAATTCCATATATTTTTTTGTTTTCAAGACTAACTACGGAAGTTTGCCACCGAATTTTGTAACTTATTAACCGCTACAGATAGCCCATGCAAAGAAGTTTGCACCTCCATAGATTTTTGAGCAGTAGTATTAGAAATAGTATTTACTTGCTGCATACTACCAGAAATTTGTTCGGCAAAATTTACTTGTTTTTTAGCAGCGCGGGTAATATTTTGGATTAAACCATTCATCTCTCGACTCACCGCAATAATTGCAATCAAGTTAGTCTTAGCTTCGGCAGCTAATTGAGTACCTTCTACTACTTCTTGAGTCCCCGATTCCATCGCTGCCATCACTTTACTAATTTCGTCTTTAATAGCGCTCACGATCTCGGAAATTTCTTCCGTTGCGGAAGCCGACCTTTCCGCTAATTTACGCACTTCTTCCGCTACTACTGCAAAGCCTTGTCCTTGTTCGCCAGCCCTCGCCGCCTCAATAGTTGCATTCAAAGCCAGCAAGTTAGTTTGAGCGGCAATTTGCGAAATTGAGTTAACAATTTTACCGATTTGTTGGGAGCTTTCTCCCAATCTTTTCATCATTTTTGATGTTTGGGCGATCGTTTGGCGCAGTTCGTTAATTCCTTCTACGGTTCGGTCTACCGCTAGTCCACCTGCTTGGGCAGTTTGAGCAGATTGCTCTGCAACTTCTTCTGCTCTTTTTGCCACATCAGAAACATCTTTAATTAAATTTACCATTCGTTCGATTTGTTGCAACATTCCATCTATTTGCTCTGCTTGATGGTGTGCTTGTTCGGTTAGCTGACTGGTGTTGTTAATGGAAGTACTAGTAGCAGTATGTACTTCTTTAGAAAGGTCTTGAATAGCATTAACTACTTTCCTTAAAGAACCAACCAAAAAGTTAAAAGAATCCGCCACAGCGCCCAAAGAATCATTAGTCACTTGAGCGCGAACTGTCAAATCTCCCTTGGCTGCACCTTTAATTTCATTCAGCAATTTTAAAACTTGTTGATTGATATAATCGGCTTCTTCTTTTCGTTCGGCTGCTAGCCTTTCTAATCTTTCTTCCGCTAGTTTCCGTTCGGTAATATCAAAGCGTATACCGATGTATTTAACAATTTCGCTGTTAGCATTATAAATAGGGGCAATAGTAGAATCTACCCAGTAAAACGAGCCATCTTTTCTTTTATTTTTTATTTGCCCTTTCCACACTTGACCTTTAGTAATGGTTTCCCACATATCGGCAAAGAATTTT encodes:
- a CDS encoding hybrid sensor histidine kinase/response regulator, whose amino-acid sequence is MEFEEFDDLIGIFIAETQEFLQCLETNLLALESNQIFEERLQSVKTLFRAAHSIKGSASMFGLDILSKAAHSLEDCFAILRDSEELSQLEPQTITALLKGVDSLRKIADRACFQKNNAVAIAAGITYTYENLPDLESATLADMEAISQIKTQLESKYGKQEEKTIASINNSLNMTVIKSIFESELVSVFSQLETEISQCNADNLTQTLAAINDIYYQISGVAGMLQLPLLAEIAEQLRASIDTPDLTVEQLQSSGWRIAQNLQTIRTQILQGEEIKLPPAVNEDRDTEEEQESEITQENLSFSPLPLLSLPSVSSSLTPSPTTWQRPTIRVDVERLTELINLVGELVINRTNFEVQEAQLRTETKRIRKSILTLRQFGSQLREEYDTLASEGKREGSEKKGKNPLHQGIFDALELDRYTEFHATATEVIEVTQTIAQSASAIDELAIKFERSTDQLRRITDRLRSRVMQLRVVPFSRAVDHLPRALRELSHAYNKDVNLLLLGRDTKIDEGLLDALREPLVHLLRNAFDHGIEPPEVRLAAGKPATGQIEIEARHQGGQTIITVTDDGRGIDPEEIRNKLIKMELLPAEQASNLQIPELYEFLFWPSFSTASQITDLSGRGVGLDVVRNNLRQVRGNVKVDSRLGKGTSFILKLPLMLSITDALMVRVDRNTIAVPLDAVEEILHIQGNEIHMAGNHPMLRWQGEFIRLVRLQELLKYNLPHPDGPSPDPLNQDYIPVMVLAGSEGVLAVAIERIIGQQEIVVKPLPSPLSKPSGIVGCTILGDGEVVTILDVDDLIEQFYNHGSPAISISSKSPNWSTTEILLPPPISQPQILVVDDSYTIRQLLSVTLTRARYRVIQAKDGQDALFKLEEGMDCHLVIADIEMPRMDGFELLRNIKSNPKLALIPVAMLTSRSGARHRQMAMELGAVEYFTKPYNEIQLLDAIAKLIKS